From Solanum lycopersicum chromosome 4, SLM_r2.1:
GATCTTGCAATTTTAGATAACTGCCTCAAACTCCTGGGAAGTTCATCAGAATCAGACTGCAAAAACTCCTTTAAATCCTTAGACACAACACTAACAGCTTCAGAAGAATCAGAAACCATTTCAGCCATTGACACAAAAGCTCCCAACAACTTCATAACCCTCTTCCTTCTCTGCACCACAGAAGGCATATGATACACCCTATATGCACCATAACTAGATAATCCAACTAATCCAAGAAGAATTATCCACTTCCTCTTCTTTTGAGCAAAGTTCAAACTCTTCTTCAACACATCAAGATCCAtctaaagattgaatctttataCAATACTAAGCAAACCCCACAAATAAAAACCCCAAGAAACCTCCCTAGAGCTCAAATTAAGGAAACcccataatgaaaaattaaaaatctttaaaGATACCCACAACTGAGAATATTGATATAAACATGAATTTCGAAGATCGAGTAACCTAGGGTTTCGTTTTTTTCTCTGACACAATTGAAAAATCAATGGCCAATTGAATATAGCAatgatttttcaattgatttgcagaaaaaagatattgaaatgGTCGTTAAGGAAACTAACCTGTGACGAttctaaaaagaatgaaaaatgggAGAAGTTGAGTGGCTACTTAGATTGACCAAGCAAAATGCTGAGAGGgctattttgtttgtttgtttgtaaaTAAATTCAGTCCAGAAATAATggggaaaataaaatatgaagggAATTGTGtggaaattataattttttgtaggAAAATGAAAGTGATTTTTTGGGAATTTTTTCAAGGAACATTATGGGAAATTTTATCTGTTTTTTTTGGGTTGTGGAATATCCGCAGCAGCAGCGGCTTTTTAACTACCAAGCTGGCCATATTTGCACGTGACATCCACATGATTTTAAGGTTCGAATAGTAATCGATATGGGTGTAAGCTATAGTTCATCCTTTATCAGAAGTTTGTCTAAGTTTATTTAGATACGAAATAGTCTTTTTGTTAGGAGCGTTTTACCCTAATATAAGATTTTTCGGCGTGATTCTCAATTTAGTCTGGCTCCAatgtataagctaaaaaaaatagagaagaaataaaaatagtatatacaagtctacttaaaataaaaataaaaatataataatataatataaatacacaattcaataaCATTCTTTCCGTCAATCTAAATTTATacgtttttaaaaaattatgtaaagaaatcatttttttaattgtaatttttttatatctttttgaaAACCTTGAATTACAAACTAGTACGGTACTTTTTAGATGGTTTTTCGAATGTGTAaatcattcatattttttattacttgAATTCTGATTGGTCCTTTTGTTCATGGCTTATATCAGCAAATTTATAGTTAGATGACATAATAGATTTCGGATCTCtctgttacttttttttaaaaaaaaaacatactaaaaggaaaaaatattaaaataaattcacatgcgataaaaaaaataattattttttggttgTTAGATGATTTAAAAGGACTTGGAATCGAAGTCCAAAAAAGGTTATACTTGAAAACGTGTAGACTAATACaattaattttaagattttgaaataaaatattatttgtatgtatTATCGATTAATTTTTTAGTGTAAATATAAGACttggataaaaaataataggcTTCTGCCAAACAATTAATTACGAGAATTCATTTTAGTCAAAAAGTTACAAGAATTAAATGAACTCCAACAACCAAAAGTAAGAGAAATTAGCTATTTTTGTACtaggaaaaaaaagtaaaacaaatattttacataaaaatgAAAGTGCATTGAAGAGACTTACCTACTTTTTTTATAAGATCGAAGGTTTCGAGTCATTAATACGTTAGTTGGACATTTTTACACCCACCCTCCATGTATACTTGGAGTATCTTTTACTTTGACACGAAAAAAATTTATCCACATCAGATATTTATATTAGTAAGTTAGTGCAATAcgtaatttaatgaaataaaatatatgtaaattaattatgattaagtaaAATGAACTACTAATTCAAATAAATGACGTGCATGTATTAGCTTAGTGTAAGTTTTACCCCTTTCGCACATTTCTTAGATTTTGTTTGAATGATcattacatattattttaaaaatttatcgtATTGTATCATTTAAAGGAATACAAGTAAGTAATTCTTTATATCAATGCTAACTAGTGTATAATGTCACTGAAAGGAagtgacaaatattttatagaatTAGCAAAGTGAAAATTAACTTGAACACCATCCCGatcgaaaaaaaaaattacaacgtTTGGTTGCCGTAAATTTCGAAAAACTCATTTGACGTGTCCAAGTATACGTAGGTTACTTTCTTGAACAAATTCGAACTAGAtcatacaaaaaaatacaacTCCTATAGGATGCAATTTCCTTGTACCAAATAGACAAATGAGTACAATTTCCTAGaaacttcaatttattttactttaattcaataaattgaATTGTCAAAGTATTTTGATGTTTACTGTATTTCCTTTAATGTTTACAATTTTCTATTACTGATTTATCATAATAGCAAATAGAGTTTGACTTGTACGTGGAAAGAATCGCAACCTTATTGCTATTTAGGAGGGAGCTTTTATTTACTAGTACTAACTATCTATTAAAAATGCATAATACATAAGTATGTCCATTAAATTAGTGTCAGTTGGTAACTATGACCCTTAATTTTTAATGTACAcaagtaaatatttaaacttgtataaaattgaacaagtaaataTACGTGTCCTACATGGCATAATGCATATAGGATGCCACGTAGAACACAAATTTTTCATGAAGGGTTCCATTTAGGACGAATGTGTCAATTTGTTCAGTTTTCATACAAGTTTAAATACCTACTTGTGCACATCTAAAGTTAAGGATCTTAATTGCCAACTTATGTTAAATTAAgggtcatgtttatgtattatgcctactAAAAATGTCTCCGGAGAGTGTTGAATGGTCACCTATTACATGACTCTCAAACCCGAAGTGAAAACGGCATATATTTTCACTAATTTTGCGTACTGATCCCCGTTACGAAGCatataaacttgaaattttgaaaaaaatgtatgaaaaataCTGCTACCCTTTTTCCATGCTGTTTTTCAAAAGCAGAATCTGTGTAACCTATATTGTATCATGCAGTGATTCAGTTTAAACTTGTTCTGGTTGACGATTCTTTGTATCACAAGTAAAAATCACAGAAGGAATTTTGAACAATGAGAACATTCAGTATAGTAAAATGCAAACTAACAAACAACATACCCCACCACAGGTGGGGTCTGGAGAGAGGCTACGCAAACCTTACTCCTCCCTACCTTGTGAAGGTATAGGAGTTGTTCACAACAAACTGTGATCCTTAAGTTTTCACCAATTTGAAGGAATAATAGATAAAAGCAAAAGTTTCATTCTCTTCTCACTCACAGTTACACCCTTGATAGAGCAAGCATGATAACAGAATAGATGCATTTCAAGAAGATTTGAGGAAAGATGAAGATGCCAAATTGGGATATTCTTCGATATgcaattacaaaaaatataccTTTCACAGAGGGAGAGATGTCACGTTTCCTTATATGACACCACACTATATCCGTTGCCTTGTTACAGCTTACAGGGCACGGTCATTGATGTATATGTACAAATACAAACACTGTTTCGAGAATTAGCTATCATGCCCTCCCCTAGGTCATGATTAAGCTATGACctcaaaacacacaaaaaatggaGGAGATGGATAAAATGAATGTTGCTTATTGACTTGCACCATACTGTGCAAGTAAGCAAGCATCTTGGGATCGAATTGTGAGGTTCAAGAGATGATGAGAATCTGAGATGATCAACCTTAAACATTGAGAGCGCCAACTAGTGACAACCACGAGAAGTGGTCATTGCAAAATCATGAAGTACTAACTTCTGCAAGCCAGAACAGGTAAAGATGCAGCCTAACATGCACGAACCATGGAGAAATTAAGAGTCAGCATTTTTTGCTAGGAGCTCCAGATCACAGGCAGGTGGGTTCACTCCTAAGGTAAATAAGTATCTCCTGGCAGCTGAAGATAAATTCACGAGACATCAAGTGTTGTGCTATGATTTATTGACACTGATTTGGGTTTTATAGGCATTGTATAATCAGTATCGTCTTCAAGATCACTAAACGAAACGTCCTCCTCATTCACAATAGTAGAACCCGTGTAACCCTCTAACTCTGAGTTGTCTTTCAGCCAGTCATCCTCATGCTCATCATAATCAAACACAGGTGGTTTAAAAGATGGACCAGCTACCACCTCCTTTTCAATGATTTTGCTTGGAGCATCTTCTTCAATAACTGCCTTGTCAATAAATTGGATCTCTGTATTTTCAATCGAGTGTTTCTCAGTGTCAGTGTCAGAAGTGGTGTGGCAACTTGGAGGTTCAAGAGCAAATGCTCTTGGGAGCACAAAATATCTAGAGTGAGCATCTTCAGATGAGTTGGATTCAAAGTCTCCACGTGGTGAATATGCGCTCTCTTTTGCTTGAAATGTGCCTATACCAAACCAATCTGACTCtggttttgttttcttttgcagCTCTTGCATCCACATAGCCCTTGCCTCTACAAGCTAAAGAAACGACAAAATAACATTAGTTCTTAGACGGCTCATGTAATCAAAGGTCTTATATATAGAAGTTGTATCACTGAAATTGCTTTCAGATAATCCATTATTAGTTCCCTCTGCCCACGAAAAACGGAAAAACATTCTCATCATGGCTGTGTAACAGAATGCAATGATGATTCTGTAATCAGGCAGCGCAATATTAACAAACCTGAGATGTAGACAAAAGCTCAGCGTCCTGCTTTTTCAGTCTTGAGTAAAGTAGAACAAAATAGACCATCCAAAAGAAGCCTTCACTCAAATGAGCAGGAGAAAGTTCGAATCTGAGAGCAGCTAGTCTCGGCGTTAGACGTTCAACAGCATATGCATGCCTCAGTTGGGCCTCAGAGAgctcaaaatctaaaaattggAGAGAGAAACTCAGTTAATGTAAATCTTCTCCTTAAGATCCCATCATCATCCTTTGCTACATGATGAAATACGGAAATAGTATTCTACAATAGATGACTTAAAAAGTTATCTTCCTTTGCTACATGATTACCAAGTATTAGCTCCGTTCAAATTGACATGGCACACTAATACTGACATTTCAAAATGTAAATACAGACATAATATCAGAAACTCCCTCCCTcgtcacaattttttttgacaatattGTATGGATATGCAGCTTAACATGTTAATTTGTTTTGTGAAGGAAGAAGGTATCAAGTTACAGAGAGTTACTCAGTGAGTTTGATAGAGAAAACCTCATATCAAAAGTCTAAAAGTTGAACAGTTAGCTGAATTTGAACCTGTGCAAGTTGTATACAcacatattaattatgaaaCGGTGTCAAACACATCCAAAATAGGAAGAATGCCATAAAAATTGTGGAGGGAGTAACATTCGACACAATGTTCAGAAAACTGAAAGTACAAATTCATTTAACCatacaaatttaaacttttatgtgatattttctGTCAGATCAAGTTTGTAActataatttttcaaacattttcTTTCAACAGAACTTACAAAAATACACATGCCAAAAATAAAGTCAAACTTTGTGGTTCTTGAGCTCTCGACTCTATCACATATTATGTGATAAAGAGTAACAGATACGAATTCCTACGAACAAAAGACGGTATAAAAATCATCTATTAAAGGCAGTTTATCTTGACTACTTGATCTTTGGAAGTAATCAAAATCTCCATCCAACAAATGGGCATGATATGTAACTCCACTGAtgtactaattattttaaacaacTGCATGATCAACTTAAGGAGTGCTTTAACTCCTTCCCAATTTTAGTTGACCTAATTCTATTTTAGTTTGCCTAAGAAGAATGACCTCATCCCTTAAATGGCAAAGTCTCAACATATTCAATACATCATTAAACATGCATTACAGTGTTATATAATGTGAATTTCATATGAGACCAATTTCACATTTCAAATTCTAAAAGTGCCATATTTCTACTgatattcaaataaaagaatacatccaagtcttcttcactAATTTATAATCTTCGAGAAAAGGTTGTCAACCAACTGGAGAAAACAAGGGAGTACGTTATCGAGGGCCAACACTTTTCACTAAAAGTACCCAATCTGCACTGAATACTGCCTTCACTTGGGTCAGCATTCGTTTTTATTACATTGTTTATAGGCttttctttccactttcatttcTAAGTTATCATATCttcttttattcttttcctCATTTTGACACCACAAGATAAATCATTATTTGTTTATAACAGTTCACTGTTTATTTTCTGTTTGATGTCGGGTCCAACTTATTTGCACCTTGACAATTCCACCAACTACCTGCTAACCCGCACCAGCACACTTATCGAGTAAGTCTTCCCAAGAAAGCTAGACATATGAGAAAAATCAACTAGTATTTGTTTGTCTCTGTTGGGATTTGAACTCTAAACTCCAAGATTTGCATCctcttcattgaccactagcCCACACCCAAGTCCCATGTGTGCCCAACGAAGCTCTCTAATGGACAGTGCTACCCAAAAACAACAAGAGAGTCTTATACGAACAGAtgcaaccccccccccccccaatctCTCTCTCCGTGAGAAAACTATAACAACATTCCTCTCTTGATAGTAAAAGTCAGAGCAAACAGTCAGATTTTCGTTTTGCTCACCTTGTTCACTGTAAGCATTCTATTCTTTTCAACTCCCTTTCTAGAAAATTGCTACTGGAGGTTTGCGGTAAGAACTGGATTTTTACTACACAAGTTGCTCCTTGTAAATTCAGAGTGCACTAGCATTGATTGTAGTGATTGCTCTTCTACATAGAAATTTGTTTATGTATGTCGCCACAGGAATACGGATCAAGAAAGTCAATTCTATAAATGCAAATATATTGCTCGACACTACTATCAGATATTGAAAGAGATGATCACTTCCTGTTATGCTATGCGAGGTATCTCTGCTGCTGAATTTTGCATTATATTCAAACTACACACTTTTCATGCTTTCCTAGAGAAGACCATCCCGAGGAACCCTGTTACTCCTCTATGCTAGGAGCTTTTGCTTTATCTGTCTCTCTAGTCCTTACTTTCTTTGCATAATTGTAGGTGACGCACAGACATTCTTTGCTTACTTGTAGGAGTAGCAGAGATATAACttcaagtttttaatttttataactattttttgtgtgttttgagTGGATGACAGGGTGCAAGGACTGCCATGGTAGTTTCCTCCAGTTTATTAGAGAAAGAGAATTgaatgatttcatttaattacCATATACTATCAAGCATAAAGTGTTTAACATCCGCGATAGAACTTGATCAGCTCACAGCCACATGTATAGTTCAGGTCCTTACACGTAAAGAAGATGATAAAACCTTTGAGCTAAGCTTCTGTAAGGGCCAAAGCAGAATAATCGCAACAAACAAGAACTATGCACATAGATACAAGTTTGGCATAACGTGAGTTGTACGGTTAGTAATAAATTCAATAACTTTAATAGCTAACACTTTTCGGTTCTAGTTAAAACCGACTCCTGTAACTTTACTcagacaaaaacaaaaaattcaggTTTCACTTAAACTCCGACAATTCTCAAATAACACACTTCTCTCACACAACTAAATATCGGTTGACTCCTATTCCCACATCTCAAAACTGACCAGGCACATTATTGGATGTCGTAATTAGATTTTGGATAAGTCCCAATTAGACAAAAGCAATAACTTTCACTAACAGCAATAAACCAGATGATACACTTATCAAGCATGTCTAGAAGATCAAGTTTACAACTTCACATAATTTCCATACTACAAAAGAGAAAGTCCTCTATACTCGATACAACTAGCCTACATTCTCAATCACTAACAATAATAGACTATGTTTAGCCCTAAATTCTCACGACTTAAAATGAGCCAAAGGATAACCCTCCCTAATCAATAAAGTGTAACATGACCTCATTGGAACTTCTCCAATAAGGACTCTAA
This genomic window contains:
- the LOC101253480 gene encoding uncharacterized protein — translated: MSWLARSIANTLRLDDDDGEDGVEFNRNYQNDVVTRGANSSTASHAVDEDTSTYEEIDLEERSNNDNDYRSGSDVDDEDNQNRGVKEDLSELKETLTRQLWGVASFLAPPPPPLPPGKSDLFGSEGDRIEDSGLSDGSEEEEGEYVGDGDSYMENLDEVEESESNAVGVTEEVLAFASNIAHHPETWLDFPFADEEEFDDFELSEAQLRHAYAVERLTPRLAALRFELSPAHLSEGFFWMVYFVLLYSRLKKQDAELLSTSQLVEARAMWMQELQKKTKPESDWFGIGTFQAKESAYSPRGDFESNSSEDAHSRYFVLPRAFALEPPSCHTTSDTDTEKHSIENTEIQFIDKAVIEEDAPSKIIEKEVVAGPSFKPPVFDYDEHEDDWLKDNSELEGYTGSTIVNEEDVSFSDLEDDTDYTMPIKPKSVSINHSTTLDVS